The following proteins are co-located in the Triticum aestivum cultivar Chinese Spring chromosome 1A, IWGSC CS RefSeq v2.1, whole genome shotgun sequence genome:
- the LOC123103719 gene encoding uncharacterized protein isoform X2: MAAAGGCGRPATVDSGCRFRYGPRRPFRSSRIGAHRFDSLEDFNVDVDSRRREISLGKRPVDCIIGSAISVGSSSAVDGFASAVRSVSVRPDSLSVQVVDGSNVCPAGFPAGVCLHGSLGGSTFSRCHPRVVPLCAGGAFGRPTPLGNVLPTPIMEHFRVLHARRKRTLVRSYWSGRKRVCGMQPPFSKDYIQLLKATFRRRSYYGGPDLCCHHCGAFFWFREGSVHHADVTSRSPVYTGCCRTGRILLSKFGDWPSPLDRLMCFDGDAVSSRFMRLIRQYNSMFCFT, translated from the exons ATGGCAGCCGCTGGTGGGTGTGGCCGGCCAGCTACAGTTGATTCGGGTTGCCGCTTCCGGTATGGTCCTCGTCGGCCGTTCCGTTCTTCTCGGATTG GTGCCCACCGATTCGATTCGCTGGAAGATTTTAATGTGGACGTTGATAGTCGCCGTCGGGAGATTTCATTAGGGAAGCGGCCTGTAGATTGTATCATTG GTTCTGCTATTAGTGTGGGTTCTTCTTCAGCGGTCGACGGGTTTGCTTCGGCTGTTCGGTCTGTCAGTGTGCGACCTG ATAGTCTGTCTGTCCAAGTTGTTGACGGATCGAATGTTTGTCCTGCCGGTTTTCCTGCTGGTGTTTGCCTTCATGGTTCATTGGGCGGCAGTACATTTTCCCGCTGTCATCCAAGAGTGGTGCCCCTATGTGCTGGTGGTGCCTTCGGTCGGCCTACTCCTCTTGGTAATG TGTTGCCTACTCCTATTATGGAACACTTTCGTGTTTTGCATGCCCGCCGTAAGCGGACGTTGGTGCGATCGTACTGGTCGGGTCGGAAAAGAG TGTGTGGGATGCAGCCTCCTTTTTCTAAGGATTACATCCAACTGCTTAAGG CTACTTTTAGGAGGCGTTCATATTATGGCGGGCCGGATTTGTGTTGCCATCACTGTGGGGCTTTCTTTTGGTTCCGTGAAGGATCTGTTCACCATGCTGACGTAACTTCTCGCTCTCCTGTTTACACGGGATGTTGTCGGACGGGTAGGATTTTGTTGTCGAAATTTGGTGATTGGCCTTCTCCTTTGGATAGGCTGATGTGTTTTGATGGAGACGCGGTTTCCTCTCGGTTCATGCGATTAATACGGCAGTATAATTCTATGTTCTGTTTTACGTAG
- the LOC123103719 gene encoding uncharacterized protein isoform X1 yields MLNVHHRLVHKFRIARQSLCTPGVSVVSIRFLGNDGGAHGTRFSGPTASEVAALIVGDLTPECRRFDVIAETRSGSLKHISSLNCNLMALQYPILFPYGDKSYHRGIRYVHASGFPATCYANVQAEGCMDGEDSDDDVDCNPEDAGISRGQVTMLEYYKYYAHYREGEVNPYTSCGRLSQQIAVNAYFCVEADRLEYHFRKQHNLRSETYQGISDAMGEGNSTGKNVGVQFILHGSFTGGPRYMLLNYHDGMAICRQYGAPDLFITFTCNPRWQDIADALAAEPGQTTADRPDITTRVFSMKYEEFLDGVKDGTFFGAVQAYLYVVEFQKRGLPHTHTLVWLKADTKDPSPSFIDGLISAELPDPLVDPLGYALVDEFMVHGPCGVYNIKCACMKNNCCSKRFPKPLSEDTMVDHVGYPVYRRRDTGLYVLRQKDSLRLGNQWVVPYNMKLLKRFDAHINVEWCNKTNLLKYLFKYLTKGHDVVRMRFHVEDRPPGVFTVPCPIGRNEIDDYIKCRFVNIFTYIYVSY; encoded by the exons ATGCTTAATGTGCATCACCGTTTGGTGCACAAATTTAGAATTGCACGACAGAGTCTCTGTACTCCTGGTGTTTCTGTTGTCTCGATTCGTTTTTTGGGCAACGATGGTGGTGCCCATGGTACACGTTTTTCTGGCCCTACTGCTTCTGAAGTGGCTGCCCTTATTGTTGGTGATCTGACACCTGAATGCAGAAGGTTTGACGTCATTGCCGAGACGCGGTCTGGTTCGTTGAAGCATATATCTTCACTTAATTGCAACCTTATGGCTTTACAATATCCTATACTTTTCCCATATGGTGACAAGAGCTATCACCGTGGCATTAGATATGTTCATGCCAGTGGTTTCCCGGCCACATGTTATGCAAATGTGCAGGCCGAAGGTTGTATGGACGGCGAAGATTCCGACGATGATGTCGACTGTAATCCCGAAGATGCTGGCATTTCTCGTGGTCAGGTTACCATGTTGGAGTACTATAAGTACTATGCTCACTATCGTGAAGGCGAGGTGAATCCTTACACAAGTTGTGGTCGGCTGAGCCAGCAAATTGCTGTCAATGCTTACTTTTGTGTGGAGGCTGATCGTCTAGAGTATCATTTCCGTAAGCAACATAATCTTCGATCTGAGACCTATCAAGGCATATCTGATGCTATGGGTGAGGGTAATTCAACTGGCAAAAATGTTGGTGTGCAGTTTATACTGCATGGCAGTTTTACAGGCGGCCCGCGGTATATGCTTCTGAATTATCATGACGGGATGGCAATCTGTCGGCAGTATGGTGCACCTGATCTGTTTATTACTTTTACATGTAATCCTAGGTGGCAAGACATTGCTGATGCTCTCGCTGCCGAACCTGGACAGACTACGGCTGATCGTCCTGATATTACTACTCGAGTTTTCAGTATGAAGTATGAGGAATTTCTTGATGGGGTTAAAGATGGTACCTTTTTTGGTGCCGTTCAAGCAT ACTTATATGTTGTGGAGTTCCAAAAGAGAGGGCTGCCACATACGCACACGTTGGTGTGGTTGAAGGCGGATACCAAAGATCCTTCTCCTTCGTTTATAGATGGACTAATTTCTGCAGAGCTGCCGGATCCTTTAGTTGATCCATTAGGTTATGCTCTTGTTGATGAGTTTATGGTGCATGGTCCTTGTGGAGTGTATAATATTAAGTGTGCCTGCATGAAGAACAATTGTTGTTCCAAGCGCTTTCCTAAACCGTTGAGCGAGGATACAATGGTTGACCATGTTGGATATCCAGTTTACCGTCGACGTGATACTGGTTTGTATGTACTTAGACAAAAGGATTCGCTACGTCTGGGAAATCAATGGGTTGTTCCGTATAATATGAAATTGTTGAAGAGATTTGATGCACATATAAACGTTGAGTGGTGCAACAAGACGAACTTGTTAAAATATTTGTTCAAATATCTCACAAAGGGTCATGATGTAGTTCGTATGCGTTTCCACGTTGAAGATAGACCCCCAGGTGTTTTCACTGTTCCATGTCCTATTGGGAGGAATGAAATTGACGACTATATCAAATGCAGGTTTGTTAATATATTTACATATATTTATGTTTCTTATTGA